A single genomic interval of Novosphingobium ginsenosidimutans harbors:
- a CDS encoding helix-turn-helix transcriptional regulator, whose product MENRLKELREAAGWSQGELARRLGVSRQTINAVETDKYDPSLPLALRMAKLFGCAVPEIFIDRWEPEI is encoded by the coding sequence GTGGAAAACCGGTTGAAGGAACTGCGCGAGGCGGCCGGCTGGAGCCAGGGCGAACTGGCCCGGCGGCTGGGCGTTTCGCGCCAGACGATCAATGCGGTTGAAACCGACAAGTACGATCCCAGCCTGCCGCTGGCATTGCGCATGGCCAAACTGTTCGGCTGCGCCGTGCCGGAGATATTCATCGACCGCTGGGAACCGGAGATCTGA
- a CDS encoding DUF3298 and DUF4163 domain-containing protein gives MRKAAILFLLLATACVPEKDESKAPDAPETATAIAVTPTEAATAAPQPRKTEERTNAFEFDYSYPAEAAAIPALAAELDADLAKQRRELVAAAREGQVAAKENGFPFNPYSYSAGWSVVADLPGWLSLSAGASTYTGGAHPNHWSQALLWDKAAGQSRRATDLFTSRGALAAALRDPFCKALNRERAARRGEPIDPASEDMFDQCIDPTASTVILGSSNKQQFDRIGILIAPYEAGPYAEGDYEVTLPVTKAVLAAVKPQYRSVFALGR, from the coding sequence ATGCGCAAGGCCGCGATCCTGTTCCTGCTGCTGGCGACGGCCTGCGTGCCCGAAAAGGACGAAAGCAAGGCGCCCGATGCGCCGGAAACCGCAACGGCCATTGCGGTCACCCCGACTGAAGCCGCAACGGCCGCGCCCCAGCCGCGCAAGACCGAGGAACGGACCAACGCGTTCGAATTCGATTACAGCTACCCCGCCGAAGCCGCTGCCATCCCGGCGCTGGCCGCCGAACTGGATGCGGACCTGGCCAAGCAGCGCCGCGAACTGGTGGCGGCTGCGCGCGAGGGGCAGGTGGCCGCCAAGGAAAACGGCTTCCCCTTCAACCCCTATTCCTATTCGGCGGGCTGGTCGGTCGTGGCGGACTTGCCCGGCTGGCTCAGCCTCTCAGCCGGGGCAAGCACCTATACCGGCGGGGCGCACCCCAACCACTGGTCGCAGGCGCTGCTGTGGGACAAGGCCGCTGGCCAGAGCCGCCGCGCGACCGATCTGTTCACCTCGCGCGGCGCACTGGCGGCGGCGCTCCGCGATCCCTTCTGTAAGGCACTCAACCGCGAACGCGCGGCGCGGCGGGGCGAGCCGATCGACCCGGCCAGCGAGGACATGTTCGACCAGTGCATCGATCCCACGGCCTCCACCGTGATCCTCGGCTCCTCCAACAAGCAGCAGTTTGACCGGATCGGGATCCTTATCGCGCCCTATGAAGCCGGACCCTATGCCGAGGGCGATTACGAGGTCACCCTGCCAGTGACCAAGGCCGTGCTGGCGGCGGTCAAGCCCCAATATCGTTCGGTCTTTGCGCTGGGCCGCTGA
- a CDS encoding leucyl aminopeptidase family protein, translated as MTDKHALIQPDRDQSATPIHVVDKAGLDDFLKGLPGAARAALAAQKFSAGPFEHAILPNGEDWSVVTGVANASELGTWCLARLGESLPAGTYRVANADSGPALFGWAAGQYRFDRYRAEPSEEGPRVLLTKAAAAISPALAEVAATALVRDMVNTPAEDMGPAQLEAEVARVAKAHKAEIKVTSGDALEQGYPMVHAVGRAAARHHAPRLLELTWGDPKHPKLAIVGKGVCFDSGGLDIKPASGMALMKKDMGGAAHALALAQLVMQHHLKVRLHLLIPAVENAIAGNAFRPGDVLKSRAGISVEIGNTDAEGRLVLGDALTRAGEEEPELVIDFATLTGAARVAVGPDLPALFTRRDETAAEMLAAGEAASDPCWRLPLYDGYREYLKSDIADLNNSGSNGFAGASVGALFLDRFVPVGTDWAHFDTFAWRPAAKPGRPKGGDALGLRAAWGLLKGRYG; from the coding sequence ATGACCGATAAGCATGCCTTGATCCAGCCCGACCGTGACCAAAGCGCCACGCCGATCCATGTCGTCGACAAGGCGGGGCTGGATGATTTTCTGAAGGGCCTGCCCGGCGCGGCCCGTGCTGCCCTGGCCGCGCAGAAGTTTTCCGCTGGCCCCTTCGAACACGCCATCCTGCCCAATGGTGAGGACTGGTCGGTTGTTACCGGCGTGGCGAATGCCAGCGAACTCGGCACCTGGTGCCTCGCTCGGCTGGGCGAAAGCCTGCCAGCAGGGACCTATCGCGTCGCGAATGCCGATAGCGGCCCGGCATTGTTCGGCTGGGCGGCCGGGCAGTACCGCTTTGACCGCTACCGCGCCGAACCGAGCGAGGAAGGCCCGCGTGTGCTGCTGACCAAGGCTGCTGCGGCGATCAGCCCGGCGCTCGCCGAAGTCGCCGCCACGGCCCTGGTCCGCGATATGGTCAATACGCCAGCGGAAGACATGGGCCCGGCTCAGCTTGAGGCCGAAGTTGCCCGTGTTGCCAAGGCGCACAAGGCCGAGATCAAGGTAACCAGCGGCGATGCGCTGGAACAGGGCTATCCGATGGTTCACGCCGTCGGCCGCGCTGCCGCACGCCATCATGCCCCGCGCCTGCTGGAGCTGACCTGGGGCGATCCCAAGCACCCGAAGCTGGCGATTGTTGGCAAGGGCGTGTGCTTTGACTCTGGCGGGCTCGATATCAAGCCGGCCTCAGGCATGGCGCTGATGAAGAAGGACATGGGCGGTGCAGCCCATGCCCTCGCCCTCGCCCAGCTCGTCATGCAGCATCACCTCAAGGTCCGGCTGCACCTGCTGATCCCGGCGGTGGAAAACGCGATTGCCGGCAATGCTTTCCGCCCCGGTGACGTGCTGAAAAGCCGCGCCGGGATCTCGGTTGAGATCGGCAATACCGATGCCGAAGGGCGGCTGGTGCTGGGCGATGCCCTGACTCGCGCCGGCGAGGAAGAACCCGAACTGGTGATCGACTTTGCCACCCTGACCGGCGCAGCCCGCGTCGCGGTCGGCCCGGACCTCCCCGCCCTGTTCACTCGGCGTGATGAAACCGCCGCGGAAATGCTGGCGGCAGGCGAAGCGGCGAGCGATCCCTGCTGGCGCCTGCCGCTCTATGATGGCTACCGCGAGTACCTGAAGAGCGACATTGCCGACCTCAACAACTCCGGCAGCAACGGCTTTGCCGGGGCCTCGGTCGGCGCGCTGTTCCTTGACCGGTTTGTGCCGGTCGGGACCGACTGGGCCCACTTCGATACCTTCGCCTGGCGCCCCGCCGCCAAGCCAGGCCGGCCCAAGGGCGGCGACGCACTGGGCCTGCGCGCGGCATGGGGGCTGTTAAAGGGGCGTTATGGATAG
- a CDS encoding SH3 domain-containing protein produces the protein MTASAIPAGQYGLNGPAEKLDAAHWPVRGDLAHIRLAGRCFVPHYAVPMPRKVVAGGASLLAANRADAEVRENLAAGTVFNVLDVTGGWAWGQVGEDGFVGYLPVEALDD, from the coding sequence TTGACCGCATCCGCCATTCCCGCAGGCCAATATGGCCTCAACGGCCCGGCTGAAAAGCTTGACGCGGCGCACTGGCCGGTGCGCGGGGACCTGGCGCATATCCGCCTCGCCGGCCGCTGCTTCGTGCCGCACTATGCCGTGCCGATGCCGCGCAAGGTCGTCGCGGGCGGCGCCAGCCTGCTCGCCGCCAACCGGGCCGATGCCGAAGTGCGCGAGAATCTGGCCGCAGGCACAGTCTTCAACGTGCTCGATGTGACCGGCGGCTGGGCCTGGGGCCAGGTCGGCGAGGATGGCTTTGTCGGCTACCTGCCGGTCGAAGCGCTCGACGACTGA
- a CDS encoding P-II family nitrogen regulator, giving the protein MKKIEAIIKPFKLDEVKEALHEVGVSGITVTEAKGFGRQKGHTELYRGAEYVVDFLPKVKLEVVVSDDLADRTVEAIAAAAQTGRIGDGKIFVYAVEKAIRIRTGERDNDAI; this is encoded by the coding sequence GTGAAAAAGATCGAAGCGATCATCAAGCCATTCAAGCTCGATGAGGTAAAGGAAGCACTGCACGAAGTGGGCGTTTCCGGCATCACGGTGACCGAGGCCAAGGGCTTTGGCCGCCAGAAGGGCCATACCGAGCTCTATCGCGGTGCCGAATACGTTGTCGATTTCCTGCCCAAGGTTAAGCTTGAAGTCGTGGTGAGCGATGACCTGGCTGACCGCACTGTTGAAGCGATTGCCGCCGCTGCACAGACCGGCCGGATCGGTGACGGCAAGATCTTTGTCTACGCCGTCGAGAAGGCGATCCGCATCCGCACCGGCGAGCGTGACAACGACGCCATCTGA
- a CDS encoding AraC family transcriptional regulator has product MLEGLSFGWRTAVLTVAVMQLVILAAALALTLPNRSANRTLAALLAVLALMVMPWLIGFAGFYDKWMWLTFAPFQITLVVAPLGWLYLTALTEGRWPLQGWRHLLPAAGQMLYLAACFALPFDAKMAWAERSSGTYQLITSLALLAQMAGYGRASARRLTAYRQALPDHVADTHRYAGRWLAGALAALGLLFAVWASYSLWDLIAPLGYVNLMGLYLAMAACALYLGIEGWRHAALPFPRLADLAPAATPDSKDWTALGREWAAKVRVEGLARDPELTLARLARRLGTNTGYLSRAINQGAGSNFASFIAALRAEAVAERLRSGDQADLLTIALEEGFGSKASFNRAFAAALGEAPSAYRRRVSKPEKRSKLAN; this is encoded by the coding sequence ATGCTTGAAGGATTGAGCTTCGGTTGGCGGACGGCGGTGTTGACGGTGGCCGTGATGCAGCTGGTCATCCTGGCCGCAGCGCTGGCCCTGACCCTGCCCAACCGCAGCGCCAACCGCACGCTCGCTGCACTGCTGGCGGTGCTGGCACTGATGGTCATGCCCTGGCTGATCGGCTTTGCCGGGTTCTACGACAAATGGATGTGGCTGACCTTCGCGCCGTTCCAGATCACGCTGGTAGTGGCGCCGCTTGGTTGGCTCTATCTGACCGCGCTGACCGAAGGTCGCTGGCCGCTGCAAGGTTGGCGGCACTTGCTGCCCGCAGCTGGGCAGATGCTTTATCTCGCGGCCTGCTTTGCCCTGCCATTCGATGCCAAGATGGCTTGGGCGGAACGCTCCTCGGGCACTTACCAACTGATCACCTCGCTTGCGCTGCTGGCGCAGATGGCCGGGTATGGCCGGGCCTCGGCCAGGCGGCTGACGGCCTATCGCCAGGCCCTGCCCGATCATGTTGCTGATACGCACCGGTATGCTGGGCGCTGGCTGGCCGGAGCGCTGGCGGCGCTGGGGCTGCTGTTTGCGGTCTGGGCCAGCTACAGCCTGTGGGACCTGATCGCGCCGCTGGGTTACGTCAACCTGATGGGCCTGTACCTGGCCATGGCGGCTTGCGCGCTGTATCTTGGGATCGAGGGCTGGCGCCACGCCGCCTTGCCCTTCCCGCGCCTGGCTGACCTTGCCCCCGCAGCGACACCCGACAGCAAGGACTGGACCGCACTGGGTCGCGAGTGGGCGGCGAAAGTCCGGGTCGAAGGCTTGGCGCGCGATCCGGAGCTGACGCTGGCTCGCCTCGCCCGGCGGCTGGGGACCAACACGGGCTATCTCAGCCGCGCGATCAACCAGGGCGCTGGCAGCAACTTTGCCAGCTTCATCGCCGCCTTGCGCGCCGAGGCGGTGGCCGAACGGCTACGGAGCGGTGACCAGGCCGACCTCCTCACCATCGCACTGGAAGAAGGCTTCGGCTCAAAAGCCAGCTTCAACCGCGCCTTCGCGGCTGCCCTGGGCGAGGCCCCGTCAGCCTATCGCCGCCGCGTCTCAAAACCGGAAAAACGCAGCAAATTGGCAAATTGA
- the map gene encoding type I methionyl aminopeptidase: protein MTQYQVVTGTETVLRDGTIKLHGPEGFEGMRRAGRLAAEILDALVPHVQPGVSTQELDDLVRQMTLDGGAVPATLGYRGYTHSCCISINHVVCHGIPSDKVLKDGDIVNIDVTPLLDGWHGDTSRMYLVGDVPLKAKRLVDVTHECLMLGIEAASRPGARLGDIGAAIQTFAEANRYGVVREFCGHGLGRLFHDSPEVVHAGRHGTGPELKPGMFFTIEPMINLGKPGVKVLEDGWTAVTRDRSLSAQFEHSIGITENGVEIFTKSPKGLDKPPY, encoded by the coding sequence ATGACACAGTATCAGGTAGTAACCGGAACCGAGACCGTCCTGCGCGACGGCACGATCAAGCTCCACGGGCCGGAAGGCTTCGAGGGGATGCGCCGCGCCGGGCGGCTGGCGGCAGAGATCCTTGATGCGCTGGTACCGCATGTCCAGCCGGGGGTTTCGACCCAGGAACTGGATGATCTGGTGCGCCAGATGACGCTCGATGGCGGCGCCGTGCCGGCCACCCTGGGCTACCGCGGCTATACCCACTCGTGCTGCATCTCGATCAACCACGTGGTCTGCCACGGCATTCCTTCGGACAAGGTCCTGAAGGACGGGGACATCGTCAATATTGACGTCACCCCGCTGCTCGATGGCTGGCACGGCGATACTAGCCGGATGTACCTGGTCGGCGATGTGCCGCTGAAGGCGAAGCGGCTGGTCGACGTGACGCACGAATGCCTGATGCTGGGCATCGAAGCAGCCAGCCGCCCCGGCGCGCGGCTGGGTGATATCGGTGCCGCGATCCAGACCTTTGCCGAAGCCAATCGCTATGGCGTGGTCCGCGAATTCTGCGGGCATGGCCTGGGCCGGCTGTTCCACGATTCGCCCGAAGTGGTCCACGCTGGGCGCCATGGTACCGGCCCGGAACTGAAGCCGGGGATGTTCTTCACGATCGAACCGATGATCAACCTCGGCAAGCCCGGAGTGAAAGTGCTGGAAGATGGCTGGACGGCCGTGACCCGCGACCGCTCGCTTTCGGCGCAGTTCGAACACTCGATCGGGATCACTGAGAACGGGGTGGAGATCTTCACCAAGTC
- a CDS encoding aldehyde dehydrogenase family protein produces MRERLQHYIDGKWVDSEGGARREVINPATEEACAVISVGTKADVDKAVAAARRAFKTFSQTTKEERLALLNRIVEEYKKRGADLAMSMAEEMGAPVSFAGTAQVGAGIGGFMSTIAALKDFDFMEDGPGFKVAYEPIGVVGMITPWNWPLNQIALKVAPALAAGNTMVLKPSEECPTNAAIFAEILDAAGVPPGVFNLVQGDGPTTGNAISSHPDIEMVSFTGSTRAGIAVAIAAAPTVKRVHQELGGKSPNLVLPDADFATQLAPVAMGPLINTGQSCISPTKVLVSKDREAEAVAFYKNMYSHTPVGDPMAEGNHLGPLVNKAQYDKVRDLIQSAIDEGAKLETGGTDLPAGVNRGYYVQPTVFSGVTPDMRIANEEIFGPVATILTYDSLEQGIELANATEYGLSAAITGDPAKAAAVAPKLRAGMVAINNWGPSPGAPFGGYKQSGNGREGGLAGLKDFMEMKSISGLPA; encoded by the coding sequence ATGCGCGAGCGGCTGCAACATTATATCGACGGCAAGTGGGTGGACAGCGAAGGCGGCGCCCGCCGCGAAGTGATCAATCCGGCCACGGAAGAAGCTTGCGCGGTCATCTCGGTCGGCACCAAGGCTGACGTAGACAAGGCCGTGGCGGCCGCGCGCCGCGCCTTCAAGACCTTCAGCCAGACCACCAAGGAAGAACGGCTCGCGCTGCTCAACCGGATTGTCGAGGAATACAAGAAGCGCGGCGCAGACCTTGCCATGTCGATGGCCGAGGAAATGGGCGCGCCCGTCTCCTTCGCCGGCACGGCCCAGGTTGGCGCCGGGATCGGCGGCTTCATGAGCACCATCGCCGCGCTCAAGGACTTTGACTTCATGGAAGACGGTCCGGGCTTCAAGGTGGCTTACGAGCCGATCGGCGTGGTCGGCATGATCACCCCGTGGAACTGGCCGCTCAACCAGATCGCGCTAAAGGTTGCCCCGGCCCTCGCCGCCGGCAACACCATGGTGCTGAAGCCCTCGGAAGAGTGCCCGACCAACGCCGCGATCTTTGCCGAGATCCTGGATGCTGCCGGCGTGCCGCCGGGCGTGTTCAACCTGGTCCAGGGCGATGGCCCGACCACCGGCAACGCGATCTCGAGCCACCCGGACATCGAAATGGTCAGCTTCACCGGCTCGACCCGTGCGGGCATCGCCGTGGCGATCGCCGCCGCGCCGACCGTCAAGCGCGTCCACCAGGAACTGGGCGGAAAGTCGCCCAACCTGGTCCTGCCCGATGCCGATTTCGCCACCCAGCTCGCCCCGGTGGCGATGGGTCCGCTGATCAACACCGGCCAGTCTTGCATCAGCCCGACCAAGGTGCTGGTGTCCAAGGACCGCGAGGCCGAGGCCGTCGCGTTCTACAAGAACATGTACTCGCACACCCCGGTTGGTGACCCGATGGCCGAAGGCAACCACCTTGGCCCGCTGGTCAACAAGGCGCAGTACGACAAGGTCCGCGACCTGATCCAGTCGGCGATCGATGAAGGCGCCAAGCTGGAAACCGGCGGCACCGACCTGCCGGCCGGCGTCAACCGCGGCTACTATGTCCAGCCGACCGTGTTTTCGGGCGTGACCCCGGACATGCGCATCGCCAACGAGGAAATCTTCGGTCCGGTCGCCACGATCCTGACCTATGACAGCCTCGAGCAGGGCATCGAACTGGCCAACGCCACCGAATACGGCCTCTCGGCCGCGATCACCGGCGATCCGGCCAAGGCCGCGGCCGTGGCGCCGAAGCTGCGCGCCGGCATGGTCGCGATCAACAACTGGGGCCCTAGCCCGGGCGCGCCGTTCGGCGGCTACAAGCAATCGGGCAACGGCCGCGAAGGCGGCTTGGCCGGCCTCAAGGACTTCATGGAAATGAAGTCGATCAGCGGCCTGCCGGCCTGA
- a CDS encoding SGNH/GDSL hydrolase family protein encodes MPRAGPAPVQPIASQAITTGGMMGMMHGRTWTKGLATALALSTPLPALTQTPAVFVAERPAPRVDYWQKRAGEIDRQLASRQSLRPVRLVFIGDSITDFWHLDANPWFPGQFMGRAVWDESFGGGVPARSALNLGVSGDRIEHVLHRLLPAAKGGQGWLDRRDLQPERIFVMLGINNSFDAESPATASIYRGVVAVTNRIRERKPGAQIVIQSLLPTDSTEKNRDLVVPVNAMLRSYAAANGMAYLDLYPAFTDQQGLQRRDLFNDGLHPNRDGYRVWRDRLVEFLGSPRP; translated from the coding sequence ATGCCGCGCGCTGGCCCCGCCCCGGTCCAGCCGATAGCCTCGCAGGCGATAACAACGGGTGGGATGATGGGGATGATGCACGGCCGAACTTGGACAAAAGGCCTGGCCACCGCGCTGGCGCTCTCGACACCGCTCCCCGCCCTCACCCAGACACCTGCCGTCTTCGTGGCGGAGCGGCCCGCCCCGCGGGTTGATTACTGGCAAAAGCGCGCTGGCGAGATCGACCGGCAACTCGCTTCGCGGCAGAGCCTGCGGCCGGTCCGGCTGGTCTTCATTGGCGATTCGATCACCGACTTCTGGCACCTCGATGCCAACCCCTGGTTTCCGGGCCAGTTCATGGGCCGTGCGGTCTGGGATGAAAGCTTTGGTGGCGGCGTTCCCGCGCGATCCGCGCTCAACCTCGGCGTGTCTGGTGACCGGATCGAGCATGTGCTGCACCGCCTGCTGCCCGCCGCGAAAGGCGGCCAGGGCTGGCTTGATCGGCGCGATCTGCAGCCGGAGCGGATCTTCGTGATGCTGGGCATCAACAACTCGTTCGATGCCGAAAGTCCTGCCACGGCCAGCATCTATCGCGGCGTGGTCGCGGTCACCAACCGCATTCGTGAGCGCAAGCCGGGGGCACAGATCGTCATCCAGTCGCTGCTGCCGACCGACTCCACCGAGAAGAACCGTGACCTGGTCGTGCCGGTCAACGCCATGCTGCGCAGCTATGCGGCGGCAAATGGCATGGCCTATCTCGATCTCTACCCGGCCTTCACTGATCAGCAGGGCCTGCAACGCCGCGATTTGTTCAACGATGGCCTCCACCCCAACCGGGACGGCTATCGCGTTTGGCGCGATCGGCTGGTGGAATTTCTCGGCTCGCCCCGCCCTTAA
- a CDS encoding lysozyme, with protein MNRKPIFDAVRRLLGRSFRTAEVTALDQATDRAIGQTTDQAPPAKTARRIGPNGVSLIKRFEGCSKRRADGLFEAYPDPGTGGDPWTIGWGATGPGIAPGTVWSQAQCDARLEADLVRYSAEVARALGEAPTSQQQFDALVSFHYNTGAIARATLTRLHRGGDFIGAAGEFGKWVHAGGRRLSGLVRRRTAEAALYRGD; from the coding sequence ATGAACCGCAAACCGATCTTTGACGCTGTCCGGCGGTTGCTGGGCCGCAGCTTCCGCACTGCCGAAGTCACCGCGCTGGACCAGGCGACCGACCGGGCGATCGGCCAGACGACCGACCAGGCACCGCCGGCCAAGACCGCCCGCCGGATCGGCCCCAACGGGGTCAGCCTGATCAAGCGCTTCGAAGGCTGCTCGAAAAGGCGGGCCGATGGCCTGTTCGAGGCTTACCCCGATCCCGGCACAGGCGGCGATCCCTGGACCATCGGCTGGGGCGCAACGGGACCTGGCATCGCCCCCGGAACGGTCTGGTCACAGGCGCAGTGCGATGCGCGGCTGGAGGCGGACCTGGTCCGCTACAGCGCCGAAGTCGCCCGCGCGCTTGGTGAAGCGCCGACCAGCCAGCAGCAGTTCGATGCCCTGGTCAGCTTTCACTACAACACCGGCGCGATTGCCCGCGCGACGCTGACCAGGCTGCACAGGGGCGGGGACTTTATCGGTGCGGCGGGCGAATTCGGCAAGTGGGTCCATGCCGGCGGTCGCCGCCTCAGCGGTCTAGTTCGCCGGCGTACAGCCGAGGCGGCGCTCTATCGCGGCGATTGA
- the glnA gene encoding type I glutamate--ammonia ligase translates to MTKAKDIIKRIKEEEIEWVDLRFTDPKGKWQHLTMCAHVMGEDELEDGLMFDGSSIEGWKAINESDMILKPDLDSVFIDPFSATPMMIITCDIVEPSTGDLYGRDPRSTAKRAEAFLKTTGIGDTVYVGPEAEFFLFDDVRFYDGYDGNGFKIDDIELPTNGNREYDGGNLAHRPRAKGGYFPVAPVDSCVDIRGEMVSTMLEMGLPCDKHHHEVASAQHELGLTFGTLVQTADRMQVYKYVVQQVAQAYGKTATFMPKPIKTDNGSGMHTHISIWDGGKPLFAGNGYAGLSDMCLYFIGGVIKHAKALNAFTNPTTNSYKRLVPGYEAPVLLAYSARNRSASCRIPYGAGDKAKRVEFRFPDAMANPYLCYSALLMAGLDGIKNKIHPGEAMDKNLYDLPPAELAQVPTVCGSLREALESLEADYDFLLQGGVFTKDQIEAYIELKWPEVMRWETTPSAVEFDMYYSA, encoded by the coding sequence ATGACCAAGGCCAAGGACATCATCAAGCGGATCAAGGAAGAGGAGATCGAGTGGGTCGATCTGCGTTTCACCGATCCCAAGGGCAAGTGGCAGCACCTGACGATGTGCGCCCACGTGATGGGTGAGGACGAGCTGGAAGACGGCCTGATGTTCGACGGTTCGTCGATCGAAGGCTGGAAGGCCATCAACGAGTCCGACATGATCCTGAAGCCGGATCTGGATTCGGTCTTCATCGATCCGTTCAGCGCCACGCCGATGATGATCATCACCTGCGACATCGTCGAGCCTTCGACCGGTGACCTCTATGGCCGCGACCCGCGCTCGACTGCCAAGCGCGCCGAAGCCTTCCTCAAGACCACCGGCATTGGCGATACCGTCTATGTTGGTCCGGAAGCAGAGTTCTTCCTGTTCGACGACGTCCGTTTCTATGACGGCTACGATGGCAACGGCTTCAAGATCGACGACATCGAACTGCCGACCAACGGCAACCGCGAGTACGATGGCGGCAACCTGGCTCACCGTCCGCGCGCCAAGGGTGGCTACTTCCCGGTCGCGCCGGTCGACTCGTGCGTCGACATTCGCGGCGAGATGGTCTCGACCATGCTCGAAATGGGTCTGCCCTGCGACAAGCACCACCACGAAGTGGCCTCGGCCCAGCACGAGCTTGGCCTGACCTTCGGCACCCTGGTGCAGACCGCTGACCGCATGCAGGTCTACAAGTATGTCGTGCAGCAGGTCGCCCAGGCCTATGGCAAGACCGCGACCTTCATGCCCAAGCCGATCAAGACCGATAACGGTTCGGGCATGCACACCCACATCTCGATCTGGGATGGCGGGAAGCCGCTGTTCGCCGGGAACGGCTATGCCGGCCTCAGCGACATGTGCCTCTATTTCATCGGCGGCGTGATCAAGCACGCCAAGGCGCTCAACGCCTTCACCAACCCGACCACCAACAGCTACAAGCGTCTGGTCCCGGGTTACGAAGCCCCAGTGCTGCTGGCCTATTCGGCCCGCAACCGTTCGGCTTCGTGCCGCATCCCCTATGGCGCCGGTGACAAGGCCAAGCGCGTGGAATTCCGCTTCCCCGACGCGATGGCCAACCCCTACCTGTGCTATTCGGCGCTGCTGATGGCCGGCCTCGACGGGATCAAGAACAAGATCCATCCGGGCGAAGCCATGGACAAGAACCTCTACGATCTGCCGCCGGCCGAACTGGCCCAGGTGCCGACCGTCTGCGGCAGCTTGCGTGAAGCACTCGAAAGCCTGGAAGCCGATTACGACTTCCTGCTGCAGGGCGGCGTCTTCACCAAGGACCAGATCGAAGCCTATATCGAACTGAAGTGGCCGGAAGTGATGCGCTGGGAAACCACGCCGTCGGCCGTTGAATTCGACATGTACTACAGCGCCTGA
- the argC gene encoding N-acetyl-gamma-glutamyl-phosphate reductase has translation MAHKVFIDGAAGTTGLEIVERLVRRTEFKLLILDEEARKDERARRDAYRAADFAVLCLPDEAAKEALALAEGAKVRIIDASSAQRVADGWTYGFPELTGREAIASASRVSNPGCYPTGFLGLVAPLVRAGLLPADWPYTVNAVSGYSGGGKALIQRFDEDGDIAFRAYGLGMGHKHVPEMQRYAGLAHPPLFAPAVIDAHRGMVVEVPLPLSAMPMAGSPEVLRLALVEFYAGSKIVTVHDEPKDELLLRRSMQPSDRLDLWVFGAKDGSQARLVARLDNLGKGASGAAVQSLNLMAGLNETAGLNL, from the coding sequence GTGGCGCACAAGGTCTTCATCGATGGTGCCGCCGGGACCACAGGCCTGGAGATCGTCGAACGCCTTGTCCGCCGCACTGAATTCAAACTGCTGATCCTGGACGAAGAAGCCCGCAAGGATGAGCGCGCGCGGCGCGATGCCTATCGCGCGGCGGACTTTGCCGTGCTGTGCCTGCCCGATGAAGCTGCCAAGGAAGCCCTGGCCCTGGCCGAGGGCGCCAAGGTGCGGATCATCGATGCCTCCAGCGCGCAACGGGTGGCGGATGGCTGGACCTATGGTTTCCCCGAACTGACCGGGCGCGAAGCCATCGCTTCGGCTTCCCGCGTCAGCAATCCGGGCTGCTATCCCACCGGCTTCCTGGGCCTGGTTGCGCCGTTGGTCCGCGCGGGGCTGCTGCCAGCGGACTGGCCCTACACCGTCAACGCCGTTTCGGGCTATTCCGGTGGCGGCAAGGCGCTGATCCAGCGGTTTGACGAGGATGGCGATATCGCCTTCCGCGCTTATGGACTGGGAATGGGGCACAAGCACGTGCCGGAAATGCAGCGCTATGCCGGCCTGGCCCATCCGCCGCTCTTCGCCCCCGCCGTGATCGATGCGCATCGCGGCATGGTGGTCGAAGTACCGCTGCCGCTGAGCGCCATGCCAATGGCGGGATCCCCAGAGGTGCTGCGGCTGGCGCTGGTCGAATTCTATGCCGGCAGCAAAATCGTGACCGTCCACGATGAACCCAAGGACGAGCTGCTGCTGCGCCGCTCGATGCAGCCCAGTGACCGCCTTGATCTGTGGGTCTTCGGCGCCAAGGATGGGTCACAAGCGCGCCTGGTCGCGCGGCTCGACAACCTGGGCAAAGGGGCAAGTGGTGCTGCCGTGCAAAGCCTCAACCTGATGGCCGGGCTCAACGAAACGGCAGGCCTCAACCTGTAG